A single region of the Brassica rapa cultivar Chiifu-401-42 chromosome A03, CAAS_Brap_v3.01, whole genome shotgun sequence genome encodes:
- the LOC103858065 gene encoding uncharacterized protein LOC103858065: MCDSHFLSRCSSYEADFDSDSDISTSSSCSSYSESEEEINKDFGYELSTKKLENKKKKSNVLLEGYVLDAVVNDDLKRTKSLTDDDLEELKGCVDLGFGFNYEEIPELCNTLPALELCYSMSQKFMDQDHHHTSSPEKIESPVSSLASWKISSPGDNPDDVKARLRFWAQAVACTVRLCT, translated from the exons ATGTGCGACTCACACTTCCTCTCTCGCTGTTCATCATACGAGGCAGACTTTGATTCTGACTCAGACATCTCTACCTCAAGCTCATGCTCCTCGTACAGTGAATCTGAGGAGGAGATAAACAAAGACTTCGGTTATGAGCTATCAACAAAGAAGTtggagaataagaagaagaagagcaatgTGTTGCTTGAAGGGTACGTTCTTGATGCGGTGGTGAATGATGATCTGAAGAGGACCAAGAGTTTAACAGACGACGATCTAGAGGAGCTTAAAGGTTGTGTAGATCTTGGTTTCGGGTTCAACTACGAGGAGATTCCTGAGCTTTGTAATACTTTACCTGCTCTTGAGCTTTGTTACTCGATGAGTCAGAAGTTCATGGATCAAGATCATCACCATACTTCTTCGCCTGAGAAGATTGAATCACCTGTTAGCTCGCTAGCTAGCTGGAAGATATCTAGTCCTG GCGACAATCCTGATGATGTCAAAGCGAGGTTGAGATTCTGGGCACAAGCTGTGGCATGCACCGTGAGACTATGCACTTGA
- the LOC103858064 gene encoding probable glutathione peroxidase 3, mitochondrial — protein MPRSRTCVLILLLPLAFVFYLYMSLPSPAIVDQSSYSSIYHISVKDIEGNNVSLSKFTGKVLLIVNVASKCGLTQGNYKELNILYAKYKTKGLEILAFPCNQFGGQEPGSNKEIKDNICTTFKGEFPIFDKIEVNGENASPLYKFLKEQKGGLFGDSIKWNFAKFLVDKQGNVVDRYAPTTSPLEIEKDIEKLLSSA, from the exons ATGCCTAGATCAAGAACTTGTGTCTTAATTCTCTTATTGCCTCTAGCCTTTGTCTTCTACCTGTACATGTCCCTGCCTTCTCCAGCTATTGTCGACCAATCATCATACAGCTCCATCTACCACATCTCTGTTAAG GACATTGAAGGGAATAATGTGAGTTTAAGCAAGTTCACTGGAAAGGTGCTTCTTATTGTCAACGTAGCCTCTAAGTG TGGTTTAACACAAGGAAACTACAAAGAGCTGAACATTTTGTATGCCAAGTACAAAACCAAGG GGCTTGAGATCTTAGCGTTTCCTTGCAACCAATTTGGAGGTCAAGAGCCAGGTAGCAACAAGGAGATCAAGGATAACATTTGCACAACCTTCAAAGGAGAGTTTCCCATCTTTGACAAG ATTGAAGTGAATGGAGAGAACGCTTCACCTCTATACAAGTTcttaaaagaacaaaaaggCGGATTGTTTGGGGATTCTATCAAGTGGAACTTTGCAAAGTTTCTGGTAGACAAACAAGGAAATGTTGTGGATCGATATGCTCCTACAACTTCACCTCTTGAGATCGAG AAAGACATAGAGAAGCTATTGTCATCTGCttga
- the LOC103858066 gene encoding biotin synthase, mitochondrial, whose amino-acid sequence MMLARFTFRSQLRASVSFRQSASCCSPYSSSSAALAEAERTIREGARNDWSRDEIKAVYDSPVLDLLFHGAQVHRHVHNFREVQQCTLLSIKTGGCSEDCSYCPQSSRYSTGVKAQKLMSKDAVIEAAKKAKEAGSTRFCMGAAWRDTIGRKTNFNQILDYIKEIRGMGMEVCCTLGMIEKQQALELKKAGLTAYNHNLDTSREYYPNVITTRSYDDRLETLEHVREAGINVCSGGIIGLGEAEEDRVGLLHTLATLPSHPESVPINALLAVKGTPLEDQKPVEIWEMIRMIGTARIVMPKAMVRLSAGRVRFTMPEQALCFLAGANSIFTGEKLLTTPNNDFDADQLMFKTLGLIPKPPSFSEDDSESENCEKVASASH is encoded by the exons atgaTGCTTGCTCGATTTACATTTCGATCTCAGCTGAGGGCTTCTGTCTCATTTCGTCAATCTGCTTCTTGCTGTTCTCCTTACTCGTCTTCATCAGCAGCCTTAGCTGAAGCTGAAAGGACGATTCGGGAAGGTGCGAGGAATGACTGGAGTAGAGATGAAATCAAGGCTGTTTATGATTCTCCTGTTCTTGACCTCCTCTTCCATGGC GCTCAGGTTCATAGACATGTTCATAACTTCAGGGAAGTGCAGCAATGTACTCTCCTTTCTATAAAGACTGGTGGTTGCAGTGAGGACTGTTCGTATTGTCCTCAGTCCTCCAGATATAGCACGGGAGTCAAGGCACAAAAACTCATGTCCAAGGACGCTGTTATTGAAGCAGCAAAGAAG GCAAAAGAAGCTGGTAGCACACGTTTTTGTATGGGTGCTGCGTGGAGAGATACAATAGGACGGAAAACCAATTTCAACCAGATACTTGACTACATCAAAGAAATAAG AGGCATGGGGATGGAGGTTTGCTGCACATTGGGCATGATTGAGAAGCAGCAAGCGTTAGAGCTAAAGAAGGCCGGCCTCACTGCTTATAACCACAATCTTGATACTTCAAGAGAGTACTACCCAAACGTCATCACTACTAGAAGCTACGACGACCGCCTTGAAACTCTTGAGCATGTTCGTGAAGCTGGAATCAATGTCTGTTCAG GAGGAATCATAGGGCTTGGAGAGGCAGAGGAGGACAGAGTAGGATTATTGCACACGCTGGCAACACTTCCTTCTCACCCTGAGAGTGTTCCTATCAATGCTCTTCTTGCAGTGAAAGGCACTCCTCTTGAAGACCAGAAG CCGGTTGAGATATGGGAGATGATCAGGATGATTGGAACGGCAAGAATTGTGATGCCAAAAGCAATGGTGAGGTTATCTGCTGGCAGAGTCCGGTTCACAATGCCAGAGCAAGCCTTGTGTTTTCTTGCTGGTGCAAACTCTATCTTCACTGGGGAGAAGCTGTTAACAACACCAAACAATGACTTTGACGCCGACCAACTCATGTTCAAGACTTTAGGACTCATTCCTAAACCCCCAAGCTTCTCCGAAGATGATTCTGAATCAGAAAATTGCGAGAAAGTTGCTTCTGCTTCTCACTAA
- the LOC103858068 gene encoding U11/U12 small nuclear ribonucleoprotein 35 kDa protein isoform X2: protein MSGGGNNVVNKVFYATSYHPIQAGSIDGTDVAPHDNGVRRALLCYNAGLYDPFGDSKAAGDPYCTLFVGRISHLTTEDTLREAMSKHGKVKSLRMVRHIVTGASRGYAFVEYETEKEMRRAYEDAHHSFIDGREIIVDYNRQQLMPGWIPRRLGGGLGGRKESGQLRFGGRERPFRAPLYHHHRGEKGVCPIERKDIIGKKRGALSREKGLITVTGKARGLIEDTTKTKRSVPE, encoded by the exons ATGAGCGGCGGAGGAAACAACGTCGTGAACAAAGTGTTCTACGCGACGTCGTATCATCCTATCCAAGCCGGAAGCATCGACGGGACCGACGTTGCGCCGCATGATAACGGCGTCCGTCGAGCTCTCCTATGTTACAACGCCGGTCTat ATGATCCCTTTGGCGATTCGAAAGCTGCCGGAGATCCTTACTGTACCTTATTCGTGGGTCGAATCTCTCATCTTACTACAGAGGATACTCTTCGTGAG GCTATGAGTAAACATGGCAAAGTTAAGAGCTTGCGTATGGTCAGACACATTG TGACGGGTGCATCACGAGGATATGCTTTTGTGGAGTATGAGACTGAAAAGGAGATGCGTCGTGCTTACGAG GATGCTCATCATTCGTTCATTGATGGTAGAGAGATTATTGTTGATTATAATAGGCAGCAACTGATGCCTGGATGGATACCAAGACGATTAG GAGGGGGACTTGGTGGTAGGAAAGAGTCTGGACAACTTCGTTTTGGAGGACGAGAAAGACCGTTCCGTGCTCCCTT ATACCATCACCACCGAGGAGAAAAGGGAGTGTGTCCGATAGAGAGGAAGGATATTATAGGGAAGAAGAGAGGAGCCCTGTCAAGAGAGAAGGGTCTTATCACGGTCACAGGGAAAGCGAGAGGGCTCATAGAAGACACAACAAAGACAAAGAGGAGCGTTCCAGAGTAG
- the LOC103858068 gene encoding U11/U12 small nuclear ribonucleoprotein 35 kDa protein isoform X1: MSGGGNNVVNKVFYATSYHPIQAGSIDGTDVAPHDNGVRRALLCYNAGLYDPFGDSKAAGDPYCTLFVGRISHLTTEDTLREAMSKHGKVKSLRMVRHIVTGASRGYAFVEYETEKEMRRAYEDAHHSFIDGREIIVDYNRQQLMPGWIPRRLGGGLGGRKESGQLRFGGRERPFRAPLRPIPHEDLKKLGIQLPPEGRYMSRTQIPSPPRRKGSVSDREEGYYREEERSPVKREGSYHGHRESERAHRRHNKDKEERSRVESRSDRKERSRGREDRYGDKEDVSGSRRSNHGEERPHKRHKHRRLRHHRRSSSRDHHSSD, translated from the exons ATGAGCGGCGGAGGAAACAACGTCGTGAACAAAGTGTTCTACGCGACGTCGTATCATCCTATCCAAGCCGGAAGCATCGACGGGACCGACGTTGCGCCGCATGATAACGGCGTCCGTCGAGCTCTCCTATGTTACAACGCCGGTCTat ATGATCCCTTTGGCGATTCGAAAGCTGCCGGAGATCCTTACTGTACCTTATTCGTGGGTCGAATCTCTCATCTTACTACAGAGGATACTCTTCGTGAG GCTATGAGTAAACATGGCAAAGTTAAGAGCTTGCGTATGGTCAGACACATTG TGACGGGTGCATCACGAGGATATGCTTTTGTGGAGTATGAGACTGAAAAGGAGATGCGTCGTGCTTACGAG GATGCTCATCATTCGTTCATTGATGGTAGAGAGATTATTGTTGATTATAATAGGCAGCAACTGATGCCTGGATGGATACCAAGACGATTAG GAGGGGGACTTGGTGGTAGGAAAGAGTCTGGACAACTTCGTTTTGGAGGACGAGAAAGACCGTTCCGTGCTCCCTT GCGGCCAATCCCTCATGAAGATTTGAAGAAGCTTGGGATTCAGCTTCCACCAGAGGGAAGATACATGTCACGTACCCAG ATACCATCACCACCGAGGAGAAAAGGGAGTGTGTCCGATAGAGAGGAAGGATATTATAGGGAAGAAGAGAGGAGCCCTGTCAAGAGAGAAGGGTCTTATCACGGTCACAGGGAAAGCGAGAGGGCTCATAGAAGACACAACAAAGACAAAGAGGAGCGTTCCAGAGTAGAGTCTCGGTCTGACAGAAAAGAGAGGTCACGAGGGAGAGAAGATCGATATGGTGATAAGGAAGATGTTTCTGGCAGCAGAAGATCAAACCATGGAGAAGAACGTCCTCACAAACGTCATAAACACAGGCGTCTCCGTCATCATAGGAGGTCTTCTAGCCGGGATCATCATTCTTCTGATTGA
- the LOC108871304 gene encoding uncharacterized protein LOC108871304 yields the protein MAFERKTAILSIAIILMIIAVTATEADGQFNIRRSLNDFGGACCNVFIHTCCFPHH from the coding sequence ATGGCGTTTGAAAGGAAAACTGCGATTTTGTCAATCGCTATAATTTTAATGATCATAGCAGTGACCGCAACAGAAGCTGATGGCCAATTTAATATCCGAAGGAGCTTAAATGATTTTGGTGGAGCTTGCTGCAATGTGTTCATTCATACATGTTGTTTTCCTCATCATTAA